In one Haloplanus salinus genomic region, the following are encoded:
- a CDS encoding aldehyde ferredoxin oxidoreductase family protein, which translates to MSSPVRRDVIRVDLSAGTVSRERVPGDWRHDFLGGKGLGARYLYDELDAGVDPLGPDNRLAFFLGPLSGYLPAESRYAAVTKSPLTGAFLDSYSGGSFADALAGALPDAFGLLVQGAADEPVRLTVADGEVTLGDAAGLWGADAAEVDDALDGAVACIGPAGENEVAYATVASDGGDHHAGRGGAGAVMGAKRLKAVAVHGGPPEPTPKLAALRKEYDDAYRDDDTGRWQAAGETVESVDFANEVGVLSTRGWQGGTFDDAGDIGVEAVREASTGRENEGDAVPGGFRVEADDEESVPRGGALMSLGAGLGIDDFDDVARLGSVCDLLGMDAISAGNAVAWAMRAVDANAVDAAIDADLAFGDADAAVTLLEAIAVRSTDLGDTLADGVEAARERYGAATVPTVKSMELPAYDPRGAAGMALAYATSDRGGCHRRARPVEREAFARDEWSDADRVATVVGAQNVRSTLWSLVVDDFAGETMWEDLGAEWLGAVGVDHGRDSLAALGERVWTLVRLFNVREGFDRADDALPELFEDPLPDGPAAGRTVDREAFEAMLDAYYAARGWSVEGVPTAATAERLGLGPVVDDETPLGSVPAATPSEHDPGRDHSP; encoded by the coding sequence ATGTCATCGCCCGTCCGGCGCGACGTGATCCGGGTCGATCTCTCGGCTGGCACCGTCTCCCGAGAGCGCGTCCCCGGCGACTGGCGACACGATTTCCTGGGTGGCAAGGGTCTCGGCGCCCGCTACCTCTACGACGAACTCGATGCCGGGGTCGACCCGCTCGGGCCCGACAACCGTCTCGCCTTCTTCCTCGGCCCGCTCTCTGGCTACCTGCCCGCCGAATCGCGCTACGCCGCCGTCACCAAGTCGCCCCTGACAGGCGCCTTCCTCGACTCCTACAGCGGCGGCTCGTTCGCGGACGCCCTCGCCGGCGCCCTCCCCGACGCGTTCGGGCTGCTCGTCCAGGGCGCCGCCGACGAGCCGGTGCGGTTGACCGTCGCGGACGGCGAGGTGACGCTCGGCGACGCGGCCGGCCTCTGGGGCGCCGACGCCGCCGAGGTGGACGACGCCCTCGACGGTGCCGTCGCCTGCATCGGCCCGGCGGGGGAGAACGAGGTGGCGTACGCGACGGTCGCCTCCGACGGCGGCGACCACCACGCCGGCCGCGGCGGCGCCGGGGCCGTGATGGGGGCGAAGCGGCTGAAGGCCGTCGCCGTCCACGGCGGCCCGCCGGAGCCAACGCCGAAACTCGCGGCGCTGCGGAAGGAGTACGACGACGCCTACCGCGACGACGACACCGGCCGCTGGCAGGCCGCCGGCGAGACGGTCGAGAGCGTCGACTTCGCCAACGAGGTGGGCGTCCTCTCCACCCGCGGCTGGCAGGGGGGGACGTTCGACGACGCCGGCGATATCGGCGTCGAGGCGGTCCGCGAGGCGTCGACGGGGCGGGAAAACGAGGGCGACGCCGTCCCCGGCGGCTTCCGCGTCGAGGCCGACGACGAGGAGTCGGTGCCGCGGGGCGGCGCCCTGATGTCGCTCGGCGCCGGCCTCGGGATCGACGACTTCGACGACGTGGCTCGTCTCGGGTCGGTCTGTGACCTGCTCGGGATGGACGCCATCAGCGCCGGCAACGCCGTCGCGTGGGCGATGCGCGCGGTCGACGCGAACGCCGTCGACGCCGCGATCGATGCCGACCTCGCGTTCGGCGACGCCGACGCCGCGGTGACGTTGCTGGAGGCCATCGCGGTCCGTTCGACCGACCTCGGGGACACGCTCGCCGACGGGGTCGAGGCCGCTCGCGAGCGCTACGGCGCCGCGACGGTGCCGACGGTAAAGTCGATGGAACTGCCGGCCTACGACCCCCGCGGCGCCGCGGGGATGGCGCTGGCCTACGCCACCAGCGACCGCGGGGGCTGTCACCGCCGCGCTCGGCCGGTCGAGCGCGAGGCGTTCGCCCGCGACGAGTGGAGCGACGCCGACCGCGTCGCCACCGTCGTCGGCGCGCAGAACGTCCGGTCGACGCTCTGGAGCCTCGTCGTCGACGACTTCGCCGGCGAGACGATGTGGGAGGACCTCGGCGCCGAGTGGCTGGGTGCGGTCGGGGTAGATCACGGCCGCGACTCGCTGGCGGCGCTCGGCGAGCGCGTCTGGACGCTCGTCCGCCTGTTCAACGTCCGCGAGGGGTTCGACCGGGCGGACGACGCCCTGCCCGAACTGTTCGAGGACCCGCTTCCCGACGGACCGGCGGCCGGACGGACCGTCGACCGCGAGGCGTTCGAGGCGATGCTCGACGCCTACTACGCGGCGCGTGGCTGGTCGGTCGAGGGGGTGCCGACCGCCGCGACGGCCGAGCGGCTGGGGCTCGGCCCGGTCGTCGACGACGAGACGCCGCTCGGATCGGTGCCGGCCGCTACGCCGAGCGAACACGACCCCGGCCGCGATCACAGCCCGTGA
- a CDS encoding ubiquitin-like small modifier protein 1, translating to MDLQLRFFATFREAVGQKTLEREFEDGSTVGEVLLALESEYDGLEGQLLDDEGGLQPNLNILKNGREVLHMEGPRTPMDDGDTLSIFPPVAGGT from the coding sequence ATGGATCTACAACTGCGGTTTTTCGCGACGTTTCGGGAAGCGGTCGGCCAGAAGACGCTCGAACGGGAGTTCGAGGACGGCTCGACCGTCGGTGAGGTGCTTCTCGCCCTCGAATCGGAGTACGACGGGCTCGAAGGGCAACTGCTGGACGACGAGGGTGGCCTACAGCCGAACCTCAACATCCTGAAAAACGGCCGGGAAGTGCTGCACATGGAGGGGCCGCGGACGCCGATGGACGACGGCGACACGCTGTCTATCTTTCCGCCAGTGGCGGGAGGGACATGA
- a CDS encoding AzlC family ABC transporter permease — MLPDDFRAGVRAALPSILGLIPFGLVAGIAAVNAGLSPLQAVGLSAVVFAGAAQLAAIDLLARDASLAVVVVTAIVINLRMAMYSASIAPYFESFRRRWGLACSYLLTDVSYALSIAEFTDDQGTDRRWYYLGVAGAIWAVWQLTTVAGALLGTGIPESWGVSFAVPLVFLALLVDDVSDRPRLVAALVGGSVAVVGAGWPLNLGLLGGALAGVVAGVVVDGRGGSDA; from the coding sequence ATGCTCCCGGACGACTTCCGCGCCGGCGTTCGCGCGGCGCTACCCTCCATTCTCGGGCTGATTCCATTCGGTCTCGTCGCCGGCATCGCCGCCGTGAACGCCGGTCTCTCGCCGCTGCAGGCCGTCGGGCTGTCGGCCGTCGTCTTCGCCGGCGCCGCACAGCTCGCCGCCATCGACCTGCTCGCACGCGACGCGTCGCTCGCCGTCGTCGTCGTCACGGCCATCGTCATCAACCTCCGGATGGCGATGTACTCCGCTTCCATCGCGCCCTACTTCGAGTCCTTCCGGCGTCGGTGGGGGCTAGCGTGTTCGTACCTCCTGACCGACGTGTCCTACGCGCTGTCCATCGCCGAGTTCACCGACGACCAGGGCACCGATCGGCGGTGGTACTATCTCGGCGTCGCCGGCGCCATCTGGGCCGTCTGGCAGCTCACGACCGTCGCCGGCGCCCTCCTCGGAACGGGCATCCCGGAGAGCTGGGGGGTGAGCTTTGCCGTCCCGCTGGTCTTTCTCGCCCTCCTCGTCGACGACGTGTCGGATCGACCGCGGTTGGTCGCCGCCCTCGTCGGCGGGAGCGTCGCCGTCGTCGGGGCGGGGTGGCCGCTGAACCTCGGCCTCCTCGGCGGGGCGCTCGCCGGCGTCGTCGCCGGCGTCGTCGTCGACGGTCGGGGAGGGAGCGACGCGTGA
- a CDS encoding AzlD domain-containing protein has protein sequence MTTTYGPLVVWAVVGVVGVATFAIRYSFVYLFGRIDGVPPWIEEALRFVPAAVLAALVAPAVVDPGPTLAATVLDDRLLAGAVAAAVAWYTENMFATIAVGLLALWAVGAAI, from the coding sequence GTGACGACGACGTACGGCCCGCTCGTCGTCTGGGCGGTCGTCGGCGTCGTCGGCGTCGCCACCTTCGCCATCCGCTACTCCTTCGTCTACCTGTTCGGTCGGATCGACGGGGTGCCGCCGTGGATCGAGGAGGCGCTCCGGTTCGTCCCGGCGGCGGTGCTGGCGGCGCTCGTCGCGCCGGCCGTCGTCGATCCGGGGCCGACCCTGGCGGCGACGGTCCTCGACGACCGACTCCTCGCCGGCGCCGTCGCGGCCGCCGTGGCGTGGTACACCGAGAACATGTTCGCGACCATCGCCGTCGGACTGCTCGCACTGTGGGCGGTCGGCGCGGCGATATAA
- the aceA gene encoding isocitrate lyase: MTPDELDTETITRDIDNPAAEQFRERLANQQFVFAPGLYHALDARLAEMTGHDAVYMSGYSTVLGQFGFPDLEMVTMTEMVENAKRIAEATTLPVVADCDTGYGGIHNVRRAVREYEKAGVAAVHIEDQTTPKRCGHIAGKRIVSREDAEARFSAAVDAKQCEDTVVIARTDAYGSANGDWEEHLERGRIYADAGVDLVWPEMPDPSREDAVAYAETIHETHPDLDLAFNYSSSFAWSEEEDPLTFAELGDLGYTYIFITLFGLHSGAHAVYEDFERLAEADEKAQFDLEDRYLGHPTESHHELSFVSKYQDTEAQFDPEAKRRMESSAGFSEEASDPISSDERADPETPTPNDDDD; this comes from the coding sequence ATGACGCCCGACGAACTCGACACCGAGACGATCACCAGGGACATCGACAACCCCGCGGCCGAGCAGTTCCGCGAGCGGCTCGCGAACCAGCAGTTCGTGTTCGCGCCCGGCCTCTATCACGCCCTCGACGCGCGGCTCGCGGAGATGACGGGGCACGACGCCGTCTACATGAGCGGCTACTCGACCGTCCTCGGACAGTTCGGCTTCCCCGACCTCGAGATGGTGACGATGACCGAGATGGTCGAGAACGCCAAGCGCATCGCGGAGGCCACCACGCTCCCCGTCGTCGCGGACTGCGACACCGGCTACGGCGGCATTCACAACGTCCGCCGCGCGGTGCGGGAGTACGAGAAGGCGGGCGTCGCCGCGGTCCACATCGAGGACCAGACGACGCCGAAGCGGTGTGGCCACATCGCGGGTAAACGGATCGTCTCCCGTGAGGACGCCGAGGCGCGTTTCAGCGCCGCCGTCGACGCCAAGCAGTGCGAGGACACCGTCGTCATCGCCCGCACCGACGCTTACGGCTCCGCCAACGGCGACTGGGAGGAACACCTCGAACGCGGGCGCATCTACGCCGACGCCGGTGTGGACCTCGTCTGGCCGGAGATGCCCGACCCGTCACGCGAGGACGCCGTCGCGTACGCCGAGACCATCCACGAGACGCATCCGGATCTCGACCTCGCGTTCAACTACTCCTCTTCTTTCGCGTGGTCCGAGGAGGAGGACCCGCTGACGTTCGCGGAGCTAGGCGACCTCGGCTACACGTACATTTTCATCACCCTGTTCGGCCTTCACTCCGGTGCCCACGCCGTCTACGAGGACTTCGAGCGACTCGCGGAGGCCGACGAGAAAGCGCAGTTCGACCTCGAGGATCGCTATCTGGGACACCCGACGGAGAGCCACCACGAACTCTCCTTCGTGAGCAAGTACCAGGACACCGAGGCGCAGTTCGATCCCGAGGCGAAGCGCCGGATGGAGTCCTCCGCGGGCTTCAGCGAGGAGGCGAGCGATCCAATCTCCTCGGACGAGCGAGCGGACCCCGAGACGCCGACGCCGAACGACGACGACGACTGA
- a CDS encoding ABC transporter ATP-binding protein — MVAAIEIDDLRKEYGDVTALDGVSLTVPEGSFFGLLGPNGAGKTTFINVLVGLVRKSGGTARVFGHGVEADYRAARDCIGLAPQEFNVDRFFPIREVLEHKAGYHGIPASEARERADEVLKQVGIYEKRDTRFDWLSGGMKRRFLIARALVTEPDLLILDEPTAGVDVQLRHDLWELITDLNESGTTILLTTHYIEEAERLCDEVAILDSGEVVTVSSPDELMDRGTDRITVTFRNPIRSAPEIAAGNGQVEAVEVREGRLVVAASRGGLVAPDLVRELDSAGYEIVDLDVSRTSLEEVFVELTRTDSAVTEGERA; from the coding sequence ATGGTAGCTGCCATAGAGATCGACGATCTCAGGAAGGAGTACGGGGACGTGACGGCGCTCGACGGCGTCTCGCTGACCGTGCCCGAGGGGAGCTTCTTCGGCCTACTCGGCCCGAACGGGGCCGGCAAGACGACGTTCATCAACGTCCTGGTCGGCCTCGTCCGCAAGAGCGGCGGGACGGCGCGGGTGTTCGGTCACGGCGTGGAAGCCGACTACCGTGCCGCGCGGGACTGCATCGGCCTCGCGCCACAGGAGTTCAACGTCGACCGCTTCTTCCCGATCCGTGAGGTGCTGGAGCACAAGGCGGGCTACCACGGCATCCCCGCGAGCGAAGCGCGGGAACGCGCCGACGAGGTCCTGAAGCAGGTCGGCATCTACGAGAAGCGGGACACGCGCTTCGACTGGCTCTCCGGCGGCATGAAGCGGCGCTTTCTCATCGCGCGCGCCCTCGTCACCGAGCCCGACCTCCTGATCCTCGACGAGCCGACGGCCGGCGTCGACGTCCAGCTTCGTCACGACCTCTGGGAGCTCATCACCGACCTCAACGAGTCCGGGACGACCATCCTGCTCACCACCCACTACATCGAGGAGGCCGAGCGCCTCTGTGACGAGGTGGCCATCCTCGACAGCGGCGAGGTGGTGACGGTGAGCTCCCCCGACGAACTCATGGACCGCGGCACCGACCGCATCACCGTCACGTTCCGTAACCCGATCCGATCGGCGCCCGAGATCGCCGCCGGTAACGGCCAGGTCGAAGCCGTCGAGGTGCGGGAGGGCCGTCTCGTCGTCGCTGCCTCCCGTGGCGGCCTGGTCGCCCCGGATCTCGTACGCGAACTCGATTCTGCGGGCTACGAAATCGTCGATCTCGACGTGTCGCGAACCTCGCTGGAGGAAGTGTTCGTCGAGCTAACCCGCACCGACTCCGCGGTGACGGAGGGGGAGCGGGCGTGA
- a CDS encoding ABC transporter permease → MSVVGLKTLTRREILRFLRRPKNTFAPPLITNVLYFSVFGVILGQRIDTIQGIPYILFILPGLVVLGAISNAFENAAFSIFHGRWNEYIHEPLTSPLSYTEMAAAYVLAGAARGAIVGVLIAIVGAAFTSVGVTYPLYLVGFAVVITVLFAGIGVVGGLWADDWDDLTMMNQFILRPLVFFGGVFYSIAELPPLLTTLSYLNPMVYMVNGVRYGFLGASEVDPGVSLLVLAGLATAVVALDVVLFRRGYGLTE, encoded by the coding sequence GTGAGCGTCGTCGGCCTCAAAACGCTGACGCGCCGGGAGATCCTCCGCTTTCTCCGCCGCCCGAAGAACACGTTCGCGCCGCCGTTGATCACGAACGTCCTCTACTTCTCGGTGTTCGGCGTCATCCTCGGCCAGCGTATCGACACGATCCAGGGAATCCCGTACATCCTCTTCATCCTCCCCGGTCTCGTCGTTCTCGGTGCCATCTCCAACGCGTTCGAGAACGCCGCCTTCTCCATCTTCCACGGCCGGTGGAACGAGTACATCCACGAGCCGCTCACCTCGCCGCTCTCGTACACCGAGATGGCGGCGGCGTACGTCCTCGCGGGGGCGGCTCGCGGCGCCATCGTCGGCGTCCTCATCGCCATCGTCGGCGCCGCGTTCACCTCGGTAGGGGTCACGTACCCCCTCTATCTCGTCGGCTTCGCCGTCGTCATCACCGTCCTCTTCGCCGGCATCGGCGTGGTCGGCGGCCTCTGGGCCGACGACTGGGACGACCTCACCATGATGAACCAGTTCATCCTCCGTCCGCTCGTCTTCTTCGGCGGCGTCTTCTACTCCATCGCCGAGCTCCCGCCGCTGCTGACGACGCTCTCCTATCTCAACCCCATGGTGTATATGGTCAACGGCGTGCGCTACGGCTTCCTCGGCGCCAGCGAGGTCGACCCCGGCGTCTCGCTGCTCGTCCTCGCCGGCCTCGCCACGGCCGTCGTCGCCCTCGACGTCGTCCTGTTCCGGCGGGGCTACGGTCTGACCGAGTGA
- a CDS encoding S49 family peptidase, giving the protein MSNSPDGSGLTRVQSYALVVAAAVLLSAVLAPVAYDRATASDGTVAVVSIEGFISSNSVSSVQEDLREARENESIDAVVLNVDSPGGSAAASEQLYLSVQRTAAVMPVVASVKSTGASGAYYAMLPARDIYVTPASIVGSVGVRGGAPGPSLPGEIKSGPDKASATADQRRAQIETLQRAFVGSVMKHRSDDLELSRTEVAHAKVYTGARAVDNGMADRVGSTPEAIEQAAEAAGLEEYDVVRKEPPRLGGLFLLSTEDGGTVVVERSPAGYEAVDTPTFLMVYGDVRTESEVIGNVSA; this is encoded by the coding sequence ATGTCGAACAGCCCCGACGGCTCGGGACTGACGCGGGTCCAGTCGTACGCCCTCGTCGTCGCCGCAGCCGTCCTGTTGAGCGCGGTCCTCGCGCCGGTCGCCTACGACCGGGCGACGGCCTCCGACGGTACGGTCGCCGTCGTCTCCATCGAGGGGTTCATCTCCTCGAACTCGGTGTCGTCCGTACAGGAGGACCTCCGCGAGGCCCGCGAGAACGAATCGATCGATGCGGTCGTCCTGAACGTCGACAGCCCCGGCGGGTCGGCGGCCGCGAGCGAACAACTCTACCTCTCCGTCCAGCGGACCGCCGCGGTGATGCCGGTGGTCGCGAGCGTCAAGTCCACCGGCGCGTCGGGGGCGTACTACGCCATGCTTCCCGCGCGTGACATCTACGTCACCCCGGCGTCCATCGTCGGGAGCGTCGGCGTCCGCGGCGGGGCACCCGGTCCCTCGCTCCCCGGCGAGATCAAAAGCGGTCCGGACAAGGCCAGCGCGACGGCCGACCAGCGCCGCGCACAGATCGAGACGCTCCAGCGCGCGTTCGTCGGGAGCGTCATGAAACACCGGAGCGACGACCTCGAACTCTCTCGCACCGAAGTCGCCCACGCGAAGGTGTACACCGGCGCCCGCGCCGTCGACAACGGCATGGCCGACCGAGTCGGCTCGACGCCGGAGGCCATCGAACAAGCCGCCGAGGCGGCCGGCCTCGAAGAGTACGACGTCGTCCGCAAGGAACCGCCCCGCCTCGGTGGCCTCTTCCTTCTCAGCACCGAGGACGGCGGCACCGTCGTCGTCGAGAGGAGTCCCGCCGGCTACGAGGCGGTCGACACGCCCACGTTCCTGATGGTGTACGGCGACGTGCGGACCGAATCGGAGGTGATCGGCAATGTCAGCGCCTAA
- a CDS encoding DUF4350 domain-containing protein, with protein sequence MSAPNSRLAAVFVVIVAVLVGGAAVAPYALGSEGGAGSDPVDVENEQFQPGTVLPDETSEEGEITMDSDATGKTILVDVGHRNGVSETELEPLLSTLAENGHRVRFYRGQRRSLNESLRSADAFLVVSPRERFTSDELAGVDAFTDAGGRLLVMGDPPSVQISGGLLFGLGGFEETGPQTASLGSNYGIAYGSGYLYNMETNDNNYKSVFAEPGANADLATGVDRVVMREAVPIRTADATRALVGVDGTHLSTTRDAGTYAVVARSGDVAAVGDTDFITRENAFDADNEVLIGNLADFLVDGEKQPGAPAEPGADGPQRPPAGGGGGAPTPPARPSPAPA encoded by the coding sequence ATGTCAGCGCCTAACTCCAGACTCGCGGCCGTCTTCGTCGTCATCGTCGCGGTACTCGTCGGCGGCGCGGCCGTCGCCCCATACGCGCTCGGCTCCGAGGGCGGCGCCGGTTCCGACCCCGTCGACGTCGAGAACGAGCAGTTCCAGCCCGGGACGGTCCTCCCCGACGAGACGTCCGAGGAGGGTGAGATCACCATGGACAGCGACGCCACCGGCAAGACGATTCTCGTCGACGTGGGACATCGGAACGGCGTCTCGGAGACCGAACTCGAACCCCTGCTGTCGACGCTCGCCGAGAACGGCCACCGGGTCCGGTTTTACCGGGGGCAGCGACGGAGCCTCAACGAGTCACTCCGCTCGGCCGATGCCTTCCTCGTCGTCAGCCCGCGCGAACGGTTCACGAGCGACGAACTCGCCGGCGTCGACGCATTCACCGACGCCGGCGGCCGGCTGCTCGTGATGGGCGATCCGCCGTCGGTCCAGATTTCGGGTGGCCTCCTCTTCGGCCTCGGCGGCTTCGAAGAGACCGGCCCCCAGACGGCCTCGCTCGGCTCGAACTACGGCATCGCGTACGGTTCGGGCTACCTCTACAACATGGAGACGAACGACAACAACTACAAGAGCGTCTTCGCCGAACCGGGCGCAAACGCCGACCTCGCGACGGGCGTCGACCGCGTCGTGATGCGCGAGGCCGTCCCGATCCGGACGGCCGACGCGACGCGGGCGCTCGTCGGCGTCGACGGAACACACCTGTCGACGACCCGTGACGCCGGGACGTACGCCGTGGTCGCCCGCAGCGGCGACGTCGCCGCGGTCGGCGACACGGACTTCATCACCCGCGAGAACGCCTTCGACGCCGACAACGAGGTGTTGATCGGCAACCTCGCCGACTTCCTCGTCGACGGCGAGAAGCAGCCGGGCGCCCCGGCCGAACCGGGCGCCGACGGCCCGCAGCGCCCGCCGGCCGGCGGAGGTGGCGGCGCACCGACGCCGCCCGCGCGGCCGTCGCCGGCACCCGCCTGA
- the trmY gene encoding tRNA (pseudouridine(54)-N(1))-methyltransferase TrmY, translating into MRQFVVVGHDAPTTPDFSLDDLAGGAGRLDVLCRCVNSAFFLSHAIREDVRTHLVLADALTVTFEGDAIRRLNPDERSTAALIRGALERRDDAIGHQPVESSPGVSIRRRGVEATLDALDGTFVHLHEDGTPIADREPPADPVFVLSDHRDFTADERDLLADRADARVRLGPRALHADHAITVAHNYLDTGGFRSY; encoded by the coding sequence ATGCGCCAGTTCGTCGTCGTCGGCCACGACGCGCCGACGACCCCCGACTTCTCGCTCGACGACCTCGCCGGCGGCGCCGGGCGCCTCGACGTGCTCTGTCGGTGTGTCAACTCCGCGTTCTTCCTCTCCCACGCCATCCGCGAGGACGTGCGCACACACCTCGTCCTCGCCGACGCGCTCACCGTCACCTTCGAGGGCGACGCCATCCGTCGGCTCAACCCCGACGAGCGAAGCACGGCCGCGCTGATCCGGGGGGCGCTGGAGCGCCGCGACGACGCCATCGGTCACCAGCCCGTCGAGTCGAGCCCCGGCGTCTCGATCAGACGCCGCGGGGTCGAGGCGACCCTCGACGCCCTCGACGGGACGTTCGTCCACCTCCACGAGGACGGGACGCCGATCGCCGACCGCGAGCCGCCGGCCGACCCCGTCTTCGTCCTCTCCGATCATCGCGACTTCACGGCCGACGAACGCGACCTGTTGGCCGACCGGGCCGACGCACGGGTTCGCCTCGGACCGCGAGCGCTCCACGCCGACCACGCCATCACCGTCGCACATAATTATCTCGACACCGGGGGGTTCCGGTCGTATTGA
- the fer gene encoding ferredoxin Fer, with translation MADPFEILEVESDADDTAIDQAYRRRVMETHPDQGGSARAFQRVKEAYEAITAMRNGDDPPEAVGEGEDADADADDGHHDAGARVEYLNYEVIADRGWSIDDEGLFAAAAAGLDAEDYGEFRVDPGETLLEAAENRGFAWPYACRGGACANCAVAVVEGEMTVPIDHVLSSEMTERGIHLSCIGAPATAEMQVVYNVKHMPELDELRLPAYRFERTRSVD, from the coding sequence GTGGCCGACCCGTTCGAGATTCTGGAGGTGGAGTCGGATGCGGACGACACGGCGATCGATCAAGCGTACCGCCGGCGGGTCATGGAGACCCATCCGGACCAGGGTGGATCGGCACGCGCCTTCCAGCGGGTGAAGGAAGCCTACGAGGCGATCACGGCGATGCGGAACGGCGACGACCCCCCCGAAGCCGTAGGGGAGGGCGAGGACGCCGACGCCGACGCCGACGACGGGCACCACGACGCCGGCGCCCGCGTCGAGTATCTCAACTACGAGGTGATCGCGGACCGCGGGTGGTCCATCGACGACGAGGGGCTCTTCGCGGCCGCCGCCGCCGGACTCGACGCCGAAGACTACGGCGAGTTTCGGGTCGACCCCGGCGAAACGCTGCTCGAAGCCGCCGAGAATCGCGGGTTCGCCTGGCCCTACGCCTGCCGCGGCGGCGCGTGCGCGAACTGCGCCGTCGCCGTCGTCGAGGGCGAGATGACGGTCCCGATCGATCACGTCCTGTCGAGCGAGATGACCGAGCGCGGCATCCACCTCTCCTGTATCGGAGCGCCGGCGACGGCCGAGATGCAGGTCGTCTACAACGTCAAACACATGCCGGAACTCGACGAACTCCGACTGCCGGCGTATCGATTCGAACGAACTCGGTCGGTCGACTAG
- a CDS encoding PGF-CTERM sorting domain-containing protein, protein MPRNGRRVVALTLIVLAVGAVGLPVVAVSEPRDAPADTRPPVRVYVSETLDISSAQLSGGGTVGTEETTFTAVDGSESFTVDPTNANFDGVPVGSYYAESDRDVRADLSVVRPLVYSIVLRDDTQRDVTGRATDPENLDRLTIRARYSFADADRLDVSVVDSSGSEVATARVTENDQQITVDIPDPTPGLYSVTASGSNVEAGNRTVTVRVRGQVATAASTATATSTPTATPDPTGTAPPTPTATSTATPDPTATATRTPSPTPFPGTTFDDGPGFGVVAAALAVLAVALLGRRRR, encoded by the coding sequence GTGCCACGAAATGGGAGACGGGTCGTGGCCCTCACGTTGATCGTCCTCGCGGTCGGTGCCGTTGGCCTCCCCGTCGTCGCCGTGAGCGAACCACGCGACGCGCCCGCGGATACGCGACCGCCGGTGCGCGTCTACGTCAGCGAGACGCTCGATATCTCGTCGGCGCAACTGTCGGGCGGCGGAACGGTGGGGACCGAGGAGACGACGTTCACCGCCGTCGACGGCAGCGAGTCGTTCACCGTCGATCCGACGAACGCGAACTTCGACGGCGTCCCGGTCGGCTCCTACTACGCCGAGAGCGACCGGGACGTCCGCGCCGACCTGTCCGTGGTCCGGCCACTGGTGTACAGCATCGTCCTCCGAGACGACACCCAACGGGACGTGACCGGCCGCGCGACCGATCCGGAGAATCTGGATCGGCTCACGATCCGGGCCCGATACAGCTTCGCCGACGCGGACCGACTCGACGTCTCCGTCGTGGACTCCTCCGGCTCCGAAGTCGCGACCGCTCGGGTCACGGAGAACGACCAGCAGATCACCGTCGACATTCCCGATCCCACGCCGGGACTCTACAGCGTCACCGCGTCCGGAAGCAACGTCGAGGCCGGGAACCGAACCGTGACGGTCCGCGTCCGGGGACAGGTCGCGACGGCGGCATCGACGGCGACGGCGACGTCCACACCCACGGCGACGCCGGACCCGACGGGGACCGCTCCCCCGACACCGACCGCCACGTCAACGGCGACGCCGGACCCGACGGCGACGGCCACGCGGACCCCGAGTCCGACGCCGTTCCCCGGCACGACCTTCGACGACGGCCCCGGCTTCGGCGTCGTGGCCGCGGCGCTGGCGGTGCTGGCAGTCGCGTTGCTCGGCCGACGCCGACGCTGA